In one Candidatus Paceibacterota bacterium genomic region, the following are encoded:
- a CDS encoding ATP-dependent Clp protease ATP-binding subunit — MNNFTPRAQQVLALARKEADRFNHNFVGTEHLLLGLIKLNQGVAVNVLQKLGLDLDTVRLEVEKQVGTGPDQKMMGNIPYTPRVKKVLALAQKEAKALNHTYVGTEHILLGLLREGDGVAARVLKNLDVDIEQTRQEILKELDPNFAAQDEGTPSEAPEKPAPEKKGEIKTPALKAFGRDLTEIARKGEMDPVIGRKSEIERVIQILCRRTKNNPVLLGEAGVGKTAIVEGLAQEVAAGNVPELLRDRRVITLDLALMVAGTKYRGQFEERIKAVMDEIRRSKNIILFIDELHTIVGAGSAEGTMDASNIIKPALSRGELQCIGATTLNEYRKYIEKDAALERRFQAVKVEAPSIEEAILILKGLRPKYEDHHKAEFTDKAIEASVRLSDRYITDRYLPDKAIDVMDEAGSRARISTMTRPPEVKALETEIEEIKAKKERAIKNQDFEGAASMRDNEKQAKEKLEALLKGWRTTREEKRIKVDEEDILHVVSKWTGIPLQRMEQGEMQRLLQVENEMGKVVIGQREAVSSLCKALRRSRADLKDPRRPIGTFALLGPTGVGKTLLAKTLAEQLFGDSKALVQLDMSEYMEKFNVSRLIGSPPGYVGYEEGGQLTEQVRRKPYSVVLFDEIEKAHPDVWNMLLQILEEGKLTDNVGRVVNFRNTIILMTSNVGSDTIRKQSTLGFSPITDENSYEKMREKILDEAKKTFRPEFLNRLDDIIVFRALTKPDLIQILDLEITKVMQRLKAKNIVLQLDDKAKEFLVTKGYDPLYGARPMRRAVERSLEDPLAEEILRGIFHEGEPILVTVDNDHLVFSQNAAPAGALSS; from the coding sequence ATGAACAACTTCACCCCGCGCGCACAACAGGTGCTCGCACTGGCCCGCAAGGAAGCCGACCGGTTCAACCACAACTTCGTTGGTACCGAACATCTTCTCCTCGGACTAATCAAGCTGAATCAGGGGGTGGCGGTCAACGTCCTCCAGAAACTCGGCCTGGATCTGGACACGGTCCGCCTGGAAGTCGAGAAGCAGGTTGGCACGGGACCCGACCAGAAGATGATGGGCAATATTCCCTACACTCCGCGGGTTAAGAAAGTGCTCGCGCTTGCGCAGAAGGAGGCCAAGGCCCTCAATCATACTTACGTTGGCACGGAGCACATTCTGCTTGGCCTGCTCCGCGAGGGCGACGGCGTCGCCGCCCGTGTCCTCAAGAACCTCGATGTTGATATCGAACAAACCCGGCAGGAGATCCTGAAGGAACTCGATCCCAACTTCGCAGCCCAGGATGAAGGAACGCCGAGCGAGGCTCCAGAGAAGCCAGCGCCTGAGAAGAAGGGCGAAATCAAAACCCCCGCTCTCAAGGCATTCGGCCGCGATTTGACAGAGATCGCGCGGAAAGGGGAAATGGACCCCGTCATCGGCCGCAAGAGCGAGATCGAGCGGGTCATTCAGATCCTGTGTCGGCGCACCAAGAACAACCCGGTGCTGCTCGGCGAGGCGGGTGTCGGCAAGACGGCCATTGTGGAGGGTTTGGCACAGGAAGTCGCCGCCGGCAACGTCCCGGAACTGCTTCGCGACCGGCGCGTCATTACACTCGACCTGGCCCTGATGGTCGCCGGCACCAAATACCGCGGCCAGTTCGAAGAGCGCATTAAGGCGGTCATGGACGAGATTCGGCGCTCCAAGAACATCATTCTGTTCATTGACGAACTGCACACCATCGTCGGCGCCGGCTCCGCTGAAGGCACAATGGACGCCTCGAATATAATCAAGCCAGCCCTTAGCCGGGGTGAACTCCAGTGCATTGGCGCCACCACGCTTAACGAGTACCGCAAGTACATCGAGAAGGACGCCGCGTTGGAGCGTCGCTTCCAGGCCGTCAAAGTCGAAGCACCCTCAATCGAAGAGGCAATCCTGATCCTTAAGGGCCTGCGCCCCAAGTACGAAGACCACCACAAGGCCGAGTTCACCGACAAGGCGATTGAAGCCTCGGTCAGACTCTCCGACCGATACATCACTGATCGCTACCTGCCCGACAAAGCCATAGATGTGATGGACGAGGCCGGCTCCCGGGCTCGCATCAGCACGATGACCCGCCCTCCGGAGGTTAAAGCGCTCGAGACCGAGATTGAGGAGATCAAGGCCAAAAAGGAACGGGCGATAAAAAACCAGGACTTCGAAGGTGCCGCGTCCATGCGTGACAACGAGAAGCAGGCAAAAGAGAAGCTTGAGGCTCTGCTGAAAGGGTGGCGCACAACGCGCGAAGAAAAACGCATCAAGGTGGACGAGGAAGACATCTTACACGTGGTTTCCAAATGGACTGGCATTCCACTCCAACGAATGGAGCAGGGCGAAATGCAACGGCTGCTGCAAGTCGAAAACGAAATGGGCAAAGTTGTTATCGGCCAGCGTGAGGCTGTTTCATCTTTATGCAAAGCCCTGCGCCGCTCCCGCGCCGACCTGAAGGATCCCCGCCGGCCCATCGGCACCTTCGCGTTGCTCGGCCCGACGGGCGTCGGCAAGACCCTGCTCGCCAAGACCCTCGCGGAGCAGCTATTTGGCGACTCCAAGGCCCTCGTCCAGCTCGACATGAGCGAATACATGGAGAAGTTCAACGTCTCCCGCTTGATTGGGTCTCCCCCCGGTTATGTTGGTTATGAAGAAGGGGGCCAGCTGACAGAACAGGTGCGCCGCAAGCCCTACTCGGTGGTGCTCTTCGATGAAATTGAGAAAGCACACCCTGACGTCTGGAACATGCTGTTGCAGATCCTCGAGGAAGGCAAGTTGACCGACAATGTGGGCCGCGTGGTCAACTTCCGGAATACGATTATCCTCATGACCTCAAACGTTGGCTCTGACACGATCCGAAAACAGTCCACGCTCGGCTTCTCGCCGATAACCGACGAGAACAGCTACGAGAAGATGCGTGAGAAGATCTTGGACGAGGCCAAGAAGACTTTCCGGCCGGAGTTCCTGAATCGGCTGGACGACATCATCGTCTTCCGGGCGCTCACCAAGCCGGATTTAATCCAAATCCTCGATTTGGAGATCACAAAAGTGATGCAGCGGCTCAAAGCCAAGAACATTGTGCTGCAACTGGATGACAAGGCGAAGGAGTTCCTGGTCACCAAAGGCTACGATCCGCTGTACGGCGCGCGCCCCATGCGCCGCGCAGTCGAACGCTCTCTCGAAGACCCGCTGGCCGAGGAGATCCTCCGAGGCATATTCCACGAGGGTGAACCAATCCTCGTGACCGTGGACAATGACCACCTGGTCTTCTCGCAGAACGCCGCCCCCGCAGGCGCGCTTTCAAGCTGA
- a CDS encoding class I SAM-dependent RNA methyltransferase, with protein sequence MSLSLGDRLSLTVEDIAFGGEGVARAQGFVVFVGFAAPGEVVEVEVTELRKRFARAKLLRVVRRSPHRVEPICPLFGQCGGCQYQHLAYPVQLLLKHKQIANLFERVGRLDPGLIAPVIPCPKPHGYRNRIMVRSQWDKPNQRLNLGFIRADSRLVVDLEECKIAEPALNDQIKYVRAHPPPRGGIKVVLRIPPVGWEVPPDSFFQNNSFLLPTMVHVVRELLRKSGARHLLDIFCGVGFFSIELGDLVESFIGLELDRLAVRAAHRNAIAHRLTNGEFVTGAAEDVLPALLVRFAAQTTTVLLDPPRKGCQAEMLQVLRQVRPAQVVYVSCHPATMARDLNVLCAGGVFEVAQVVPLDMFPNTQHVECVADVRSR encoded by the coding sequence GTGAGCCTTTCTCTCGGTGACAGGTTAAGCCTAACGGTTGAGGACATCGCCTTCGGTGGCGAAGGGGTGGCCCGCGCGCAAGGTTTTGTCGTATTCGTTGGCTTCGCGGCTCCCGGCGAGGTGGTGGAGGTGGAAGTAACGGAATTGAGGAAGCGCTTTGCGCGGGCGAAGTTGCTGCGCGTGGTGAGGCGTTCCCCGCACAGGGTTGAGCCTATCTGCCCGCTCTTCGGCCAGTGTGGCGGCTGCCAGTATCAACATCTGGCCTACCCCGTCCAGTTGCTGCTCAAGCATAAGCAGATTGCCAACTTGTTCGAACGCGTTGGCCGGCTTGATCCCGGATTGATCGCGCCTGTCATCCCGTGCCCAAAGCCGCACGGCTACCGCAACCGCATTATGGTACGCAGCCAGTGGGACAAGCCAAACCAGCGTCTCAATCTCGGCTTCATCCGTGCGGACAGCCGGTTGGTGGTGGATCTCGAAGAGTGTAAGATTGCCGAGCCAGCGCTTAACGATCAAATCAAGTATGTTCGCGCGCATCCTCCGCCTAGAGGAGGGATTAAAGTAGTCCTCCGCATTCCCCCGGTGGGTTGGGAAGTCCCGCCAGATTCCTTCTTCCAGAACAACTCCTTTTTGCTGCCCACCATGGTTCACGTAGTACGCGAACTCCTGCGAAAGAGCGGCGCGCGTCACCTGCTGGACATCTTCTGCGGCGTCGGCTTCTTCAGCATCGAACTCGGTGACTTGGTCGAGTCATTCATCGGCTTGGAACTGGACCGCCTGGCGGTTCGCGCGGCGCATCGAAATGCGATCGCCCACAGGCTGACCAATGGCGAATTCGTGACTGGGGCCGCCGAAGATGTTCTGCCTGCGCTGCTTGTGCGGTTTGCCGCCCAGACAACCACAGTATTGCTGGATCCCCCGCGCAAAGGTTGCCAAGCAGAGATGTTGCAGGTGCTGCGCCAAGTTCGGCCGGCCCAAGTTGTCTACGTCTCCTGTCACCCGGCCACGATGGCGCGTGACTTGAACGTTTTGTGCGCTGGAGGTGTCTTTGAAGTAGCGCAAGTCGTGCCTCTGGATATGTTTCCGAATACTCAGCATGTGGAATGTGTGGCGGACGTGCGAAGCCGATAG
- the ilvE gene encoding branched-chain-amino-acid transaminase: MKIYIDGKYLHERDAKISVFDHGLLYGDGIFEGIRAYNGRVFRLKEHIDRLFCSAKAILLKVPMNRAEMMKAIVETVRRNRLRDAYIRLVVTRGVGTLGLNPNKCKRPSVIIIAGKITLYPPELYERGMEIITVPTTRNLHSALNPAIKSLNYLNNILAKIEAHNGGAEEAIMLNSEGFVAECTGDNVFIVKDRELLTPPLSAGALHGITRQVVMELAAEAGLKVSEPNLTRYSMFNADECFLTGTAAEVVPVVKLDGRVIGTGKPGRITKDLVTRYHALTKASGEPIYG; the protein is encoded by the coding sequence ATGAAAATCTACATTGACGGAAAATACCTCCACGAGCGAGACGCCAAGATCTCGGTTTTCGATCATGGCCTGCTCTACGGGGATGGCATTTTCGAGGGCATCCGTGCATACAACGGCCGGGTGTTCAGGCTGAAGGAGCACATTGACCGGCTCTTCTGTTCGGCAAAGGCCATTCTGCTGAAGGTTCCGATGAACCGCGCCGAGATGATGAAGGCAATCGTCGAGACCGTCCGCCGCAACCGGCTTCGTGACGCATATATCCGCCTGGTCGTAACCCGAGGCGTCGGAACATTGGGGCTGAATCCGAATAAGTGCAAGCGCCCTTCCGTTATCATTATTGCCGGGAAGATAACGCTCTATCCGCCGGAGTTGTACGAACGGGGCATGGAGATTATTACTGTGCCTACGACGCGAAACCTGCACAGCGCGCTCAACCCGGCCATTAAGTCCCTAAACTACCTGAACAACATCCTGGCCAAGATCGAGGCGCACAACGGGGGCGCCGAGGAGGCAATCATGCTGAATTCCGAGGGGTTCGTAGCGGAATGCACCGGGGACAATGTGTTCATCGTGAAGGACAGAGAATTGCTCACCCCGCCGCTATCGGCCGGCGCGTTGCATGGCATTACCCGACAGGTGGTGATGGAACTGGCGGCAGAAGCGGGTCTGAAGGTGAGTGAACCCAACCTGACCCGCTACAGCATGTTCAACGCAGACGAGTGTTTCTTGACCGGGACAGCCGCCGAAGTGGTGCCAGTGGTCAAGCTTGACGGACGGGTCATTGGAACCGGCAAGCCCGGGCGCATCACAAAGGATCTGGTAACGCGATACCATGCCTTGACGAAAGCGTCCGGCGAGCCGATATACGGTTAG
- a CDS encoding UvrB/UvrC motif-containing protein, protein MLCNICKEREATVHYTNISGDKKHNVDLCEECAKGTGMNDPTAFSFVDELFGLGATQEIEQAGGETGLKCPVCGFTQADFKKAGRLGCAECYVAFAEPLEGLLKTMHKGTRHVGKVPESLRKTRDLSDRVNSLQKKLAKAIEAEDFEQAAILRDEIKQITARAAEKTAS, encoded by the coding sequence ATGTTGTGCAACATCTGCAAGGAACGAGAAGCCACCGTCCACTATACGAACATCTCGGGGGACAAGAAGCACAACGTGGACCTGTGCGAAGAATGTGCCAAGGGCACGGGAATGAACGACCCTACGGCGTTCAGTTTCGTGGACGAGCTGTTTGGATTGGGCGCCACGCAGGAGATTGAGCAAGCCGGTGGCGAGACCGGGCTGAAATGCCCCGTGTGTGGTTTTACCCAGGCAGATTTCAAGAAGGCGGGCCGGTTGGGCTGCGCGGAATGTTACGTGGCCTTTGCGGAGCCACTGGAAGGCTTGCTGAAGACAATGCACAAAGGCACAAGGCACGTGGGAAAGGTGCCTGAATCGTTGCGCAAGACCCGCGACCTGTCCGACCGCGTAAACAGCCTCCAAAAGAAGCTCGCCAAAGCCATCGAAGCGGAGGATTTCGAGCAGGCGGCCATCCTGCGGGACGAGATTAAGCAAATCACGGCCCGGGCCGCTGAGAAGACCGCTAGTTGA
- a CDS encoding protein arginine kinase, translated as MDLHAFLIPPAESARRKGPHDRIVMSSRVRLARNLKNAAFPGWAKKPERMRVLDLIQPTIEALPEMKGAFSGTMDRLSVLDKQILVERHLISREHAAKSAGSGLVLNRDETLCFMINEEDHLRMQALCLGLQLRRAWATIDAADSALEKKLSFAFDPNLGYLTACPTNLGTGIRVSAMLHLPGLVLAEQINPIIQSVNKLGLAVRGLYGEGTEALGNVFQVSNQMTLGEPESAIVERLEKVLSQIIEHEENARANLLEKKPKMVFNHIGRAYGILANAHSISSKETMNLLSLLRLGVDAQQFPGVDRSLVDELFILTQPAHLQKQHSEKLSAEDRDLLRADMLRDRLRPVSRPIAQPPAPPATGLDKPTE; from the coding sequence ATGGACCTCCACGCCTTCCTTATCCCGCCGGCCGAAAGCGCTCGTCGCAAAGGCCCCCATGACCGGATTGTGATGTCCAGCCGCGTCCGCCTGGCCCGCAACCTCAAGAATGCCGCTTTCCCGGGCTGGGCGAAGAAGCCGGAACGAATGCGCGTGCTGGATCTCATTCAGCCCACGATTGAGGCTCTCCCGGAAATGAAAGGCGCTTTCTCCGGGACCATGGACCGGCTATCCGTCCTGGACAAGCAGATCCTCGTGGAACGCCATCTCATCAGCCGCGAACATGCGGCCAAGAGCGCCGGCAGCGGGTTGGTGCTTAACCGGGACGAAACGCTTTGTTTCATGATCAACGAGGAAGACCACCTGCGCATGCAGGCCCTGTGCCTCGGCCTCCAACTGCGCCGCGCGTGGGCCACTATTGATGCGGCGGATTCCGCATTGGAGAAGAAGCTCTCCTTTGCGTTCGATCCCAACCTCGGCTACTTGACCGCCTGCCCGACGAACCTCGGCACCGGCATCCGGGTCAGCGCCATGCTTCACTTGCCCGGGCTTGTGCTGGCCGAACAAATCAACCCGATTATCCAGTCGGTGAACAAGCTTGGCTTGGCCGTTCGCGGCCTCTACGGCGAAGGCACTGAGGCGCTGGGCAATGTCTTTCAGGTGTCCAACCAGATGACTTTGGGCGAGCCCGAAAGCGCCATCGTCGAGCGCCTCGAAAAAGTCCTCAGCCAGATCATCGAGCACGAGGAAAACGCCCGCGCCAACCTATTGGAGAAGAAACCCAAAATGGTATTCAACCACATCGGGCGCGCGTACGGAATTCTGGCAAACGCCCACAGCATCTCTTCCAAGGAAACCATGAACCTGCTGTCGCTGCTTCGCCTGGGCGTGGACGCGCAACAGTTCCCCGGTGTGGACCGGTCCCTGGTGGACGAATTGTTCATTTTGACCCAGCCAGCACACCTGCAGAAGCAGCATTCAGAGAAGCTCTCCGCCGAGGACCGTGACTTGCTGCGCGCTGATATGCTGCGCGACCGCCTGCGGCCAGTCAGCCGCCCCATCGCCCAGCCGCCCGCACCACCGGCAACGGGATTGGACAAACCGACAGAGTGA